Proteins from a single region of Drosophila biarmipes strain raj3 chromosome 3R, RU_DBia_V1.1, whole genome shotgun sequence:
- the LOC108031226 gene encoding sodium/potassium-transporting ATPase subunit beta-1 — MPEDVMVPAGEYKLVKQFRREQEKRRKKDLPWSKRVFDIDEHKLFGRTAWAWFRIVCFYLVLYTLLILIVAFWIGIFMLAIIDPHKPRWLKGPPGLSMVPYNTTAISFYEHLMGEVIPIADGIDAFLNKLNDDAIEFFNECNQDEMWGYVSRQPCVFIKLNKVIGFQPETYDTQDDLPKEVPAGLDETLRKYGPTPKIWITCEVIHGPKPEIVFFPGPYYEASEKMTGVQRVVAVQMNNMPANSEVNFVCKVWARNIPIDDKFQGKGQIKFTMHVRVDTAMKRDPPPEKNTTATPVVTVTVAPEPEVRPEDRRGELEMPPKPPKEDDPTNGNLDESNAEPLTEPPS, encoded by the coding sequence ATGCCCGAGGACGTGATGGTGCCCGCCGGGGAGTACAAGCTGGTCAAGCAGTTCCGCAGGGAGCAGGAGAAGCGCCGCAAGAAGGACCTTCCGTGGTCGAAGCGGGTGTTCGACATAGACGAGCACAAGCTGTTCGGGCGCACCGCCTGGGCTTGGTTCCGCATCGTGTGCTTCTACCTGGTCCTGTACACCCTGCTCATCCTCATAGTGGCCTTTTGGATCGGCATCTTCATGCTGGCGATCATCGATCCGCATAAGCCGCGCTGGCTGAAGGGTCCGCCGGGACTGTCGATGGTGCCCTACAACACCACCGCGATCTCCTTCTACGAGCACCTAATGGGCGAGGTCATTCCGATTGCGGACGGAATCGACGCTTTCCTGAACAAACTGAACGACGACGCCATTGAGTTCTTCAACGAGTGCAACCAGGACGAGATGTGGGGCTACGTGTCGCGGCAGCCGTGCGTCTTTATCAAGCTGAACAAGGTAATTGGCTTCCAGCCGGAGACGTACGACACGCAGGACGATTTGCCCAAGGAAGTGCCCGCGGGCCTGGACGAAACCCTGAGGAAGTACGGGCCCACGCCGAAGATCTGGATCACCTGCGAGGTGATCCACGGGCCCAAGCCCGAGATCGTGTTCTTTCCGGGACCCTACTACGAGGCCTCCGAGAAGATGACGGGCGTGCAGCGCGTGGTGGCCGTCCAGATGAACAACATGCCCGCCAACTCCGAGGTCAACTTCGTCTGCAAGGTCTGGGCCCGCAACATTCCCATCGACGACAAGTTCCAGGGCAAGGGTCAAATCAAGTTCACCATGCACGTGCGGGTGGACACTGCCATGAAGCGCGACCCACCTCCCGAAAAGAACACCACAGCTACCCCAGTGGTCACCGTCACCGTGGCCCCCGAACCAGAGGTTAGGCCTGAAGATCGCCGCGGTGAACTGGAAATGCCTCCCAAGCCCCCCAAGGAGGACGACCCGACAAATGGAAACTTGGATGAGTCCAATGCCGAGCCCCTAACGGAGCCGCCGAGCTAA
- the LOC108031257 gene encoding sodium/potassium-transporting ATPase subunit beta, whose amino-acid sequence MPNEAIVYSGPYEVERLRRRRDRRVQEYLFRRSIRTHVAMPDMTPCRIAKLVLYFIVFFVVLAAFTGGMALLVMAYHIPPDMPGCKKFPGLSSVPGKWKGDVKHILWGDANQKQLGAIRRQMSRAVERYGLEGQRRLMPCNLDDSWGYATGKPCILLKLTQALGFEAITYDHGIDLPDDAPDELYNYLSDLGTEARTNRIWVHCSFKKEEGLDIHIEYVPERFFDSEHLFTARNVFLNRSSDDETSTYEEDPSLRRIIGVQFAHIPSNRDIYIRCQVWAKNIPFYMGTVRFHVRRTAPVHPTTPLVLDEWYEKNL is encoded by the coding sequence ATGCCAAACGAGGCCATAGTGTACTCTGGACCCTACGAAGTCGAACGACTTCGCCGGCGCAGGGATCGACGAGTGCAGGAGTACCTCTTCAGGCGCTCCATTCGCACCCATGTCGCGATGCCCGACATGACCCCGTGCCGCATAGCCAAGCTGGTGCTGTACTTCATCGTCTTCTTCGTGGTGCTCGCGGCTTTCACAGGCGGAATGGCCCTGCTGGTGATGGCTTACCACATACCGCCTGATATGCCGGGCTGCAAAAAGTTCCCCGGACTTAGCTCGGTGCCTGGAAAGTGGAAAGGCGACGTGAAGCATATCTTGTGGGGCGATGCGAACCAGAAGCAGTTGGGCGCTATTCGACGACAGATGTCCCGAGCGGTGGAACGCTATGGCCTCGAGGGCCAGAGGCGCCTGATGCCCTGCAACCTGGACGACTCCTGGGGCTATGCCACCGGCAAGCCGTGCATCCTGCTGAAGCTCACCCAGGCTCTGGGCTTCGAGGCGATCACCTATGATCACGGCATCGACCTGCCCGATGACGCGCCGGATGAGCTGTACAACTACCTGTCGGATCTGGGCACGGAGGCTCGCACGAACCGCATCTGGGTGCACTGCAGTTTCAAGAAGGAAGAGGGATTGGACATTCACATCGAGTATGTGCCAGAGCGCTTTTTCGACTCGGAACACTTGTTTACCGCGAGGAATGTCTTTCTGAATCGCTCGTCGGACGACGAGACCAGCACTTACGAAGAGGATCCCAGCCTTAGGCGTATCATAGGGGTCCAGTTCGCGCACATACCGTCCAACAGGGACATCTATATTCGTTGCCAGGTGTGGGCCAAGAACATCCCGTTCTACATGGGCACCGTCAGGTTTCATGTTCGTCGCACGGCGCCCGTTCACCCAACCACTCCCTTGGTCCTAGACGAGTGGTACGAAAAAAACCTCTAA
- the LOC108031498 gene encoding uncharacterized protein LOC108031498 has protein sequence MSENAIGAPLSRIPGTSQVKEKHSKDLKTLTYVQLLEIKDRQSHFLSNKKRLLQLPDKGRRLQESYDKLLEEIRRRDEVEEATRMLSGLNIVEKGKITLNNLEWNGRSADEGAHVDDILDSDDEVEMDPLKVIAQGTMHEKKVKVIPPPASLITAEDLAEIADFKKPADSPDSALAGQSDTSSLPAEIIEIDASQVAAKLSKELPPDQHALYLIDKTETSMNTPAREKFMPFRTTKSNVHDPDKERVRKKGKHWEITAATPPLIQHKEVQLVPLAESAALQMDYMQRVKEVRIQQAEQRLARQKESRLAAGLSLPEESILKTKAAFRNYRDPQASFLIEGRQKASEANEVHDPTIQDRGTATSGIHYTVFE, from the exons ATGAGCGAAAATGCGATTGGTGCTCCTCTTAGTCGAATCCCGGGCACTAGCCAAGTGAAGGAAAAGCACAGCAAGGATCTGAAGACCCTGACCTACGTGCAGCTACTGGAAATCAAAGACAGACAGTCCCATTTTCTCTCAAACAA AAAGCGACTGCTGCAGTTGCCGGACAAGGGCAGGCGCCTCCAGGAGTCATACGATAAACTGCTGGAGGAGATCAGGCGACGCGATGAAGTGGAGGAGGCAACTCGAATGCTTAGCGGTCTCAACATTGTGGAAAAGGGAAAGATCACCCTAAACAATCTGGAGTGGAATGGCAGGAGCGCGGACGAGGGTGCCCATGTAGATGACATCCTGGACAGCGATGATGAGGTGGAGATGGATCCCCTGAAGGTCATAGCCCAGGGAACAATGCACgaaaagaaagttaaggtGATTCCCCCACCAGCGAGTCTCATTACGGCGGAGGATTTGGCGGAAATCGCGGATTTCAAGAAGCCAGCTGACTCCCCAGACTCTGCTTTAGCTGGACAAAGTGACACCAGTTCCCTGCCTGCGGAGATCATAGAGATAGACGCCAGTCAAGTGGCTGCCAAGCTGAGCAAGGAGCTGCCCCCCGATCAGCATGCCCTCTACCTCATTGATAAGACGGAAACCAGTATGAATACTCCTGCCAGAGAAAAGTTTATGCCATTCCGCACTACCAAGTCAAATGTCCACGATCCAGACAAGGAGCGGGTCCGCAAGAAGGGCAAGCACTGGGAAATAACAGCAGCTACTCCGCCACTTATCCAGCACAAGGAGGTGCAACTGGTACCGCTGGCCGAGTCTGCCGCTCTGCAAATGGATTACATGCAAAGAGTTAAG GAGGTGCGCATTCAGCAGGCTGAACAGCGACTGGCCAGGCAAAAGGAGTCCAGGCTGGCTGCAGGACTGAGCCTGCCCGAGGAATCCATCCTGAAAACCAAGGCGGCCTTCCGTAACTACCGAGATCCCCAAGCCAGCTTCCTCATCGAAGGCAGGCAAAAAGCCAGCGAGGCGAATGAAGTGCACGATCCCACAATTCAAGACAGAGGGACAGCCACCAGTGGCATTCACTACACAGTTTTCGAGTAA